The Actinomyces sp. oral taxon 414 genome has a segment encoding these proteins:
- the galK gene encoding galactokinase: MQHSGPGDAAPVFSPALAPAQGAAAATALFCEAFDAEPDGVWYAPGRVNLIGEHTDYNGGTALPIALPHRAHLALRRRDDRTVRLVSSQTRDSVDVLDLDAIGPKGTPGEVRHWNAYVAGVAWALERDGLGPLAGFDAALHSCVPLGGGLSSSAALEAATAVALDEVNGLGLAGTAAEPDDAGRARLAASCVRAENEMAGAPTGGLDQAASLRAAAGSALELDCRTGRARRVPFDLEGAGLALLVIDTRARHSLVDGQYGARRAACERAARILGVELLADLEAADLEERLADLAACGEPDAAELVRRTRHVVTEIERTRDLVALLRDGRPLAGDKLARAGALMDASHESLRVDYECTCPELDAAVEAARAAGAHGARMTGGGFGGSAIALVDADAVGAVARAVVAAYAREGFAPPAFLDAVPSAPAGRLA; the protein is encoded by the coding sequence ATGCAGCACTCCGGCCCCGGCGACGCCGCCCCCGTCTTCTCCCCCGCCCTCGCTCCCGCGCAGGGGGCCGCCGCGGCCACGGCGCTCTTTTGCGAGGCCTTCGACGCCGAGCCCGACGGCGTGTGGTACGCGCCCGGGCGCGTCAACCTCATTGGCGAGCACACCGACTACAACGGCGGGACGGCCCTGCCGATCGCCCTGCCGCACCGGGCCCACCTGGCGCTGCGCCGCCGCGACGACCGGACTGTGCGCCTGGTCTCCTCGCAGACGCGGGACTCGGTGGACGTCCTCGACCTGGACGCCATCGGCCCCAAGGGCACGCCCGGCGAGGTGCGCCACTGGAACGCCTACGTGGCGGGCGTCGCCTGGGCGCTGGAGCGCGACGGGCTGGGGCCGCTGGCCGGCTTCGACGCGGCCCTGCACTCGTGCGTGCCGCTGGGCGGGGGCCTGTCCTCCTCCGCGGCCCTGGAGGCGGCCACCGCCGTCGCCCTGGACGAGGTCAACGGCCTGGGGCTGGCCGGCACGGCCGCCGAGCCCGACGACGCGGGCCGGGCCCGACTGGCCGCCTCCTGCGTGAGGGCGGAGAACGAGATGGCGGGCGCCCCCACGGGCGGCCTGGACCAGGCGGCGTCCCTGCGCGCCGCCGCGGGCAGCGCCCTGGAGCTGGACTGCCGCACCGGGCGGGCCCGCCGGGTGCCCTTCGACCTGGAGGGGGCGGGCCTGGCCCTGCTGGTCATCGACACCCGGGCCAGGCACTCCCTGGTCGACGGCCAGTACGGGGCCCGGCGGGCGGCCTGCGAGAGGGCGGCCCGCATCCTGGGCGTCGAGCTGCTGGCGGACCTGGAGGCGGCCGACCTGGAGGAGCGCCTGGCCGATCTGGCCGCCTGCGGCGAGCCCGACGCCGCCGAGCTGGTCAGGCGCACCCGCCACGTGGTCACCGAGATCGAGCGCACGCGCGACCTGGTCGCGCTGCTGCGCGACGGCCGCCCGCTGGCCGGGGACAAGCTCGCCCGGGCGGGCGCGCTCATGGACGCCTCCCACGAGTCCCTGCGCGTGGACTACGAGTGCACGTGCCCCGAGCTGGATGCGGCCGTGGAGGCGGCGCGGGCGGCGGGGGCCCACGGGGCCCGCATGACGGGCGGCGGCTTCGGCGGCTCCGCGATCGCGCTGGTGGACGCCGACGCCGTCGGCGCCGTCGCCCGCGCCGTCGTGGCCGCCTACGCCCGGGAGGGCTTCGCCCCGCCGGCCTTCCTCGACGCCGTGCCCTCGGCCCCCGCCGGCCGCCTGGCCTGA
- a CDS encoding efflux RND transporter periplasmic adaptor subunit, whose protein sequence is MEDAVKRYVIPALKVLIAVVVAVALIKIAFFPDQGDSATADITPGYQLSTKTTTVAVGDISSTVEVKGRIVQDKAVEAKATLTGVVDSLAIEKGGHITQGAPLVYLKKVEPQQPKVTTDEEGNTTQTEVPDKVTWDTVYAPTTGTVSFNVIENQDTTVGMVVATVTPDTYSATGTISASQQYRLTSAPTSATLNVEGGPAPFSCSDLTIGTKPTTSTTTGQDGSTTTTTGDGTSVEVRCSVPSEQKVFAGLSVTIGIDAGSATGALLVPVTAVEGSVSTGIVWVVPDPADPATTEQRRVSLGINDGTNIQVTDGLTEGETILLFVPGKDIVRNGTPNSCEPDNSVCYDENGKETR, encoded by the coding sequence GTGGAGGACGCCGTGAAGCGCTACGTCATACCCGCCCTCAAGGTCCTCATCGCCGTCGTCGTCGCCGTCGCCCTGATCAAGATCGCCTTCTTCCCCGACCAGGGCGACTCCGCCACCGCGGACATCACCCCGGGCTACCAGCTGAGCACGAAGACCACGACGGTCGCGGTCGGCGACATCTCCAGCACGGTGGAGGTCAAGGGGAGGATCGTGCAGGACAAGGCCGTCGAGGCGAAGGCGACGCTCACCGGCGTCGTCGACTCCCTGGCCATTGAGAAGGGCGGGCACATCACGCAGGGGGCGCCCCTGGTCTACCTCAAGAAGGTCGAGCCGCAGCAGCCGAAGGTCACCACCGACGAGGAGGGGAACACCACCCAGACGGAGGTTCCCGACAAGGTCACCTGGGACACCGTCTACGCCCCGACGACCGGCACCGTCTCCTTCAATGTCATTGAGAACCAGGACACCACCGTCGGCATGGTGGTCGCCACCGTCACCCCCGACACCTACTCGGCGACCGGCACCATTAGCGCCTCCCAGCAGTACCGGCTCACCAGCGCCCCGACGTCGGCGACCCTGAACGTCGAGGGCGGCCCCGCCCCCTTCTCCTGCTCCGACCTGACCATCGGCACCAAGCCCACCACGTCGACGACCACCGGCCAGGACGGCAGCACGACGACGACCACGGGGGACGGCACGAGCGTGGAGGTCCGCTGCTCGGTGCCCTCCGAGCAGAAGGTCTTCGCGGGGCTGTCGGTGACCATCGGCATCGACGCGGGCAGCGCCACCGGGGCGCTGCTCGTGCCCGTCACCGCCGTCGAGGGCTCGGTGTCCACCGGCATCGTCTGGGTAGTCCCCGACCCGGCCGACCCCGCGACCACCGAGCAGCGCCGGGTCTCCCTGGGCATTAACGACGGCACGAACATCCAGGTCACCGACGGCCTGACCGAGGGCGAGACGATCCTGCTCTTCGTGCCCGGCAAGGACATTGTGCGCAACGGCACGCCCAACAGCTGCGAGCCCGACAACTCGGTGTGCTACGACGAGAACGGCAAGGAGACCCGGTGA
- a CDS encoding ABC transporter ATP-binding protein: MTSAPLLHLRGITRTFLVPDAPPLRILTGVDLDVRPGEHVAVVGRSGTGKSTLLNILGLIDVPTSGGYRLDRVDTAGLGESRRAHLRGRTFGFVFQSFNLIAGLTTTENVAAPLLYDHGAAFWRRGSRARELLEAVGLKDKVGMPIGRLSGGEQQRVAIARALARGPRVILADEPTGALDVDTGAVVMDLLERQCHETGAALIIITHDLAVAGRAHTQYRLENGVLTPITVTRRRVGSLEEFGEVQAAPAAASSSGGPR; the protein is encoded by the coding sequence GTGACATCGGCCCCCCTGCTGCACCTGCGGGGCATCACCCGGACCTTCTTGGTGCCCGATGCCCCGCCGCTGAGGATCCTCACCGGCGTCGATCTCGACGTGCGCCCCGGCGAGCACGTGGCCGTCGTCGGCCGGTCCGGCACGGGCAAGTCGACGCTGCTCAATATCCTCGGCCTCATTGACGTGCCCACCTCCGGCGGGTACCGGCTGGACAGGGTGGACACCGCGGGCCTGGGCGAGAGCCGTCGCGCCCATCTGCGCGGGCGGACCTTCGGATTCGTGTTCCAGTCCTTCAACCTCATCGCCGGGCTGACGACGACGGAGAACGTCGCGGCGCCGCTCCTGTACGACCACGGCGCCGCCTTCTGGCGGCGCGGCTCCCGCGCCCGGGAGCTGCTGGAGGCGGTGGGGCTGAAGGACAAGGTCGGGATGCCCATAGGCCGCCTGTCGGGCGGGGAGCAGCAGCGCGTGGCCATCGCCCGGGCGCTGGCCCGCGGCCCCCGGGTGATCCTGGCCGACGAGCCCACCGGCGCCCTCGACGTCGACACGGGCGCCGTCGTCATGGACCTGCTCGAAAGGCAATGCCATGAGACCGGCGCGGCGCTCATCATTATCACCCACGACCTGGCCGTGGCCGGTCGGGCCCACACCCAATACCGTCTGGAGAACGGCGTGCTCACGCCGATCACGGTCACCCGCCGCCGGGTGGGCTCGCTGGAGGAGTTCGGCGAGGTCCAGGCGGCGCCGGCCGCCGCATCGTCATCGGGAGGTCCGCGATGA
- a CDS encoding ABC transporter permease, which produces MKLFTGLGGVFTGLTGAVIEAWAQLRIGKLRVLLSLVGVAVAVAAMSFVIAVGQVSVSAVNAVMEQYSGRPGTVTISVSPTWRGVSRPDDDAGSDDSGGAGGSGGQAGGGGQAGAEGQAGGGGQAAAGSAGGAAASSDTSIRISEAMSAFVDRYEIGVWATTYDTSIRFAFPDGPRQVRTQAVSTGYGLLHHTQVTQGRWLRSDDADDMSPSLVVSQGFLDAMGVETLTGPLTVTSYEPTRTTYTIVGVLEPEDLSYCTTTDAEGNTVPCPQSLSAFVLNSSYEQQLPVHAVRPAPSLEVWTGTAGASEIKQRAKDNLDAQFGQGSTQVTDNLQSANANLSTGAFTTVVSGAGVFVMVLGALGLVNISLVTVRQRIHEIGVRRSFGATSRRIFFSIMLESVVATIVAGIVGVGIAVVALRVVPLGAILSDIPVPDNPPFPMSAALIGLVAASGVGALAGIIPAIVAVRIRPIDAIRF; this is translated from the coding sequence ATGAAACTCTTCACGGGACTCGGGGGCGTATTCACGGGTCTGACCGGCGCGGTCATCGAGGCGTGGGCGCAGCTGCGGATCGGCAAGCTGCGGGTGCTGCTGTCCCTGGTGGGGGTGGCGGTCGCGGTGGCGGCCATGTCCTTCGTCATCGCCGTCGGCCAGGTGTCCGTCTCCGCGGTCAACGCCGTCATGGAGCAGTACAGCGGGCGCCCCGGCACGGTGACGATCAGCGTCTCCCCCACCTGGCGGGGCGTGAGCAGGCCGGACGACGACGCCGGGAGCGACGACTCCGGCGGGGCCGGGGGCTCCGGCGGGCAGGCGGGCGGTGGCGGGCAGGCGGGCGCCGAAGGCCAAGCGGGTGGTGGCGGGCAGGCCGCGGCGGGCTCCGCCGGAGGGGCCGCCGCGTCGTCGGACACCTCCATCCGCATCTCCGAGGCGATGAGCGCCTTCGTGGACCGCTATGAGATCGGCGTCTGGGCGACGACCTACGACACCTCCATCCGCTTCGCCTTCCCCGACGGCCCCCGCCAGGTGCGCACCCAGGCCGTCAGCACGGGCTATGGTCTGCTCCACCACACGCAAGTGACCCAGGGGCGCTGGCTGCGCTCGGACGACGCCGATGACATGTCCCCATCGCTGGTCGTCTCCCAAGGGTTCCTCGACGCCATGGGGGTGGAGACCCTCACCGGCCCGCTCACGGTCACCTCCTACGAGCCGACGCGCACCACCTACACGATCGTGGGTGTGCTGGAGCCGGAGGACCTGTCCTACTGCACAACGACCGACGCCGAGGGCAATACGGTGCCCTGTCCGCAGTCGTTGTCCGCGTTCGTCCTGAACTCCTCCTACGAGCAGCAGCTGCCCGTCCATGCCGTGCGCCCCGCCCCGTCCCTGGAGGTCTGGACCGGGACGGCGGGGGCCAGCGAGATCAAGCAGCGGGCCAAGGACAATCTTGACGCCCAGTTCGGGCAGGGCTCGACCCAGGTCACCGACAATCTGCAGTCCGCCAATGCGAACCTGAGCACGGGGGCCTTCACCACGGTGGTCTCCGGCGCGGGCGTCTTCGTCATGGTGCTCGGGGCGCTGGGGCTGGTCAATATCTCCCTGGTGACGGTGCGCCAACGCATCCACGAGATCGGGGTGCGCCGCTCCTTCGGCGCGACGAGCCGCCGGATCTTCTTCTCGATCATGCTGGAGTCAGTGGTGGCGACGATCGTGGCCGGCATCGTCGGCGTCGGCATCGCAGTGGTGGCCCTGCGGGTGGTGCCGCTGGGCGCCATCCTGTCGGACATCCCGGTGCCGGACAACCCGCCCTTCCCCATGTCCGCCGCGCTCATCGGACTGGTGGCGGCATCCGGGGTCGGAGCCCTGGCGGGGATCATCCCCGCAATCGTGGCGGTGCGGATCCGCCCGATCGATGCGATCCGCTTCTAG